In Zea mays cultivar B73 chromosome 7, Zm-B73-REFERENCE-NAM-5.0, whole genome shotgun sequence, the following proteins share a genomic window:
- the LOC118472965 gene encoding zinc finger MYM-type protein 1-like, with translation MVKLLASYNKEVKGVVLQNAPRNAKYTSSNVLKEILSIVAWKVQKLIREEIGTSKFCIMVDEARDESKKEQMAIVIRFVNKGLIKERFLDLVHVKDTTALTLKNSICAILTANSLSIEDIRGQGYDGASNMRGEWNGLKALILNKCPYAYYIHCMAHQLQLALVAASREVQQVHNFFQHATFIINVVSSSTKRNDELLAAQAEEITREIELGELDTGQDANQMSSLQRPGDTRWNSHYKSIQSLKKMFSATISVLRSIANDRSVSKYSRGDAAGALQIIVKFDFVFILLMMEKIMKITDMLCQTLQKKSIDILNALDSVSNTKVLLGNLRNDGWDPLLQEVNYFCEKNDIDILDLNHKFVDVTKSRNKNDNTIVFHHYKFDVFNVEIDQQLNEIEDRFGGQATDLLSLCASLNPILGSFDIEKVCSLVEKYYPADFSNQERMQLECQLPHFQLDVCNHPELKGLSSLADLTSGLVKLGKDSSYPMVDKLLRLLLTLPVSTATTERAFSAMKFVKTRLRSKWEMPIYEIIWWFILKGNRQ, from the exons ATGGTCAAGCTTTTGGCTTCATATAACAAGGAGGTGAAAGGAGTTGTGTTACAAAATGCTCCAAGAAATGCCAAATACACTTCATCTAATGTCCTGAAGGAAATTCTAAGCATTGTTGCATGGAAAGTGCAAAAATTAATAAGAGAAGAAATTGGCACTAGCAAGTTTTGCATCATGGTTGATGAAGCTCGAGATGAATCTAAAAAGGAGCAAATGGCAATAGTCATCCGTTTTGTCAACAAAGGACTTATCAAGGAACGTTTTCTTGACCTCGTTCATGTGAAGGATACTACTGCATTGACTCTTAAGAACTCAATTTGTGCTATCTTAACTGCTAATAGCTTGAGTATAGAAGACATCAGAGGCCAAGGTTATGATGGTGCAAGTAATATGAGAGGGGAGTGGAATGGATTGAAGGCTCTAATTCTAAACAAGTGTCCATATGCATATTACATTCATTGCATGGCTCATCAACTGCAATTGGCTCTAGTGGCAGCATCAAGGGAAGTGCAACAGGTACACAACTTCTTTCAGCATGCAACTTTTATCATAAATGTTGTTAGTTCATCTACTAAGCGCAATGATGAGTTACTAGCTGCACAAGCTGAAGAAATAACTCGTGAAATTGAATTGGGAGAGCTTGACACTGGACAAGATGCAAATCAGATGAGCTCTCTACAGAGGCCAGGGGACACTAGATGGAATTCTCATTACAAGTCAATTCAAAGCTTAAAGAAGATGTTTAGCGCCACAATTTCAGTCCTACGGAGTATTGCAAATGATCGTTCAGTTTCAAAGTATTCTCGTGGTGATGCTGCAGGTGCACTACAAATTATTGTCAAATTTGATTTTGTGTTTATTTTGCTCATGATGGAAAAGATTATGAAGATTACCGATATGCTATGTCAAACACTCCAAAAGAAGTCAATTGATATTTTAAATGCACTAGATTCAGTTTCCAATACTAAAGTCTTACTTGGTAACTTGCGAAACGATGGTTGGGATCCTCTTCTTCAGGAGGTCAATTACTTTTGTGAAAAGAATGACATCGATATTTTGGATCTGAATCACAA GTTTGTTGATGTGACCAAATCTCGAAATAAGAATGATAACACCATCGTTTTTCATCATTATAAATTTGATGTGTTTAATGTTGAAATTGATCAACAACTGAATGAGATAGAAGATCGATTTGGTGGCCAAGCGACAGACCTTTTATCACTTTGTGCTTCCTTGAATCCAATACTTGGCTCTTTTGACATAGAAAAGGTATGCTCTCTAGTGGAAAAGTATTATCCTGCAGATTTctcaaatcaagaaagaatgcaATTAGAGTGCCAATTGCCACATTTTCAACTTGATGTTTGCAACCATCCAGAACTAAAGGGTTTATCATCTTTGGCTGATTTAACAAGTGGATTAGTTAAGCTGGGTAAAGATTCTTCATATCCGATGGTAGATAAATTATTGAGATTACTCTTGACTCTCCCTGTGTCAACTGCGACCACAGAGAGAGCCTTTTCAGCTATGAAATTTGTGAAGACACGTCTTCGAAGCAAATGGGAGATGCCTATTTACGAGATTATCTGGTGGTTTATATTGAAAGGGAACCGGCAATGA
- the LOC100286100 gene encoding tsi1-interacting protein TSIP1, with translation MQTPAATICGAHGAAFTPCPRRPTPPGSLRKPFTGSSRRTPRRRLLAPMASTVDSPGSSSDFTKRIERAWLISQQPRPVSCSSCQSAGHVECKWCAGTGFFILGDNILCEVPSRNSKCVICSGKGFTSCADCQGTGFRAKWLEEPPIDK, from the exons ATGCAGACGCCGGCGGCGACCATCTGCGGGGCCCACGGGGCAGCCTTCACCCCATGCCCCCGTCGCCCCACCCCTCCTGGAAGCCTCCGGAAGCCTTTCACTGGCTCTTCTCGGCGGACTCCAAGGCGCCGGCTCCTCGCTCCCATGGCCTCCACCGTCGACTCACCCGGGAGCTCATCCGACTTCACCAAGCGTATAGAGCGCGCCTGGCTAATCTCCCAG CAACCAAGACCAGTTTCttgctcttcctgtcaatctgCTGGCCACGTTGAGTGCAAGTGGTGTGCAGGAACAGGCTTCTTTATCCTTGGTGACAACATATTGTGTGAAGTAccctcaagaaattcaaaatgtgTGATATGCTCTGGAAAG GGCTTCACAAGTTGTGCTGATTGCCAAGGGACAGGTTTTCGTGCCAAGTGGCTGGAAGAACCTCCTATTGACAAATGA